The DNA region AAACTCACACACAATTGTGAGAATTAGAGTTTAAACTTTAATAATAATGTCTAATTTAATAATATAGATTTTTGTAAATTGAACTAAGATTTACACTTTTTTGTTTAATTTCTTAATAAATATAAAgttaattatttttcttaattttaataATATATTATACATATTTATTTTGTTGTGTTGATAATAGGAAAAGACTAGCAACATGATGGACAAAGCTAGCAATACTGCTCAATCAGCCAAGGAATCAATGCAAGAGGTAACACAATTTGATTTAATTTCAAAATTAGTAATATTGTATAAAATAGAATTATAGCATAAGCTCATTAATTAAATGTAAAAATAttgttaattatattttttttttgttattatatGTGTAGACTGGTCAGCAGATGCAGGCAAAGGCACACGGAGCAGTTGATGCTGTGAAGGAGACAACGGACAACAAATAAACTAATTATGTTTAATGGAATACTAATCTGTCAATTTTTAATTAGTTTATTT from Lathyrus oleraceus cultivar Zhongwan6 chromosome 1, CAAS_Psat_ZW6_1.0, whole genome shotgun sequence includes:
- the LOC127115506 gene encoding stress-induced protein KIN1-like; amino-acid sequence: MDSNKASYNAGQTKGQAEEKTSNMMDKASNTAQSAKESMQETGQQMQAKAHGAVDAVKETTDNK